One Spodoptera frugiperda isolate SF20-4 chromosome 30, AGI-APGP_CSIRO_Sfru_2.0, whole genome shotgun sequence genomic window carries:
- the LOC118269977 gene encoding synaptic vesicle glycoprotein 2A, whose protein sequence is MAKNSYVFNKDKDDSNIEMSSSKISKLQYSYEEALEITGHGKYNYGLLFTCFMLIIAMGIDIFGLGIIVTASTCDLNLTLSQIGILSSMSFAGIIVMSYPWGYLSDTRGRRLVLMWAMSGSFISSAISSLSPSWQVLAALRFISSALSSAAESATYALIGECCGVKVRAKYMLLITSALMITPTLYYITAYLIMKLDFTYHLLGIVYRPWRLLTLIMALPLGLSALLLWYFSESPKFLANVGRNEDAVKVLKRIYVANGHDGDAFPVKQIYLEDGNKEEVGVFSLHSLWTQIAPLFKPPLLWKTALLYYLTFVTYIANNSFAIILPTIFNIFFTSYATSAADASFCDLFHLSNTTSTDVELEPTSCKNSIEDNTIWAGCAHGMSFFVLNALISQCAGKRKPMTIVILLIAAAAGVGINNTGEAISGLVLFYIFLTTAMVFGIISSYFVDLYPTSYRGMIACLGMMVARLSAFTGTNILSGAMTDHCSVALYSGAGIVLSGAVAALFLPSDRSIRS, encoded by the exons ATGGCGAAAAATAGTTACGTGTTCAATAAGGACAAAGACGACAGTAACATAGAGATGAGTAGTTCAAAGATAAGTAAACTACAATACAGCTATGAGGAGGCCTTGGAAATTACTG GACATGGGAAGTACAACTACGGTCTGCTCTTCACCTGCTTCATGCTGATCATCGCCATGGGTATCGACATCTTCGGGCTGGGCATCATCGTGACAGCCTCCACCTGTGACCTCAACCTCACCCTCAGCCAGATTGGGATCCTGTCCTCCATGTCTTTTGCTG GTATTATAGTGATGTCGTACCCCTGGGGCTACCTGTCGGACACGAGGGGCCGGAGACTGGTGCTGATGTGGGCCATGAGCGGCAGCTTCATCAGCTCGGCCATCAGCAGCCTGTCTCCATCCTGGCAGGTGCTCGCTGCTTTGCGGTTTATTAGTTCAGCACT GTCAAGTGCAGCAGAGTCGGCTACTTACGCCCTGATTGGAGAGTGCTGCGGCGTGAAGGTCCGAGCCAAGTACATGCTGCTCATCACCAGCGCACTGATGATCACACCTACTCTGTATTATA TAACCGCCTACCTCATAATGAAGCTGGACTTCACATACCACCTCCTCGGCATCGTGTACCGACCCTGGCGCCTCCTGACCCTCATCATGGCACTCCCGCTGGGCCTCAGCGCCCTCCTCCTGTGGTACTTCAGCGAGAGTCCCAAGTTCCTCGCCAATGTGGGGAGGAATGAGGATGCTGTGAAGGTGCTGAAGAGGATCTACGTGGCTAATGGACATGATGGGGATGCGTTTCct gtgAAACAAATCTACTTAGAAGACGGCAACAAAGAGGAAGTAGGAGTGTTCTCCCTCCACTCCCTCTGGACTCAGATAGCGCCTCTCTTCAAGCCACCACTGCTGTGGAAGACTGCCTTGTTGTACTACCTCACCTTCGTCACTTATATCGC TAACAACAGCTTCGCCATCATCCTGCCGACGATCTTCAACATCTTCTTCACATCGTACGCCACCAGCGCTGCTGATGCCTCCTTCTGTGACCTGTTCCATCTCAGCAACACCACCAGCACCGATGTGGAATTG GAGCCGACCAGCTGCAAGAACAGCATCGAGGACAACACCATCTGGGCCGGCTGTGCCCACGGCATGTCCTTCTTCGTGCTCAATGCCCTCATCTCACAGTGTGCTGGGAAGAGAAAG CCGATGACCATCGTGATCCTGCTGATAGCAGCGGCAGCAGGCGTGGGCATCAACAACACGGGCGAGGCCATCTCGGGGCTGGTCCTCTTCTACATCTTCCTCACCACCGCCATGGTCTTCGGGATCATCTCCTCGTACTTCGTGGATTTGTACCCTACTTCGTACAG AGGCATGATAGCCTGCCTGGGCATGATGGTTGCCCGGCTGAGCGCGTTCACGGGCACGAACATACTGAGCGGCGCCATGACCGACCACTGCTCAGTGGCACTGTATTCCGGGGCTGGTATTGTACTGA GTGGTGCTGTAGCAGCCTTGTTCTTGCCTTCAGATCGTTCCATACGTTCATGA